The Naumovozyma dairenensis CBS 421 chromosome 1, complete genome genome includes a region encoding these proteins:
- the TOR1 gene encoding phosphatidylinositol kinase-related protein kinase TOR1 (similar to Saccharomyces cerevisiae TOR1 (YJR066W) and TOR2 (YKL203C); ancestral locus Anc_1.515) gives MLSLFKPKKNELNYNNDATLEPIVNGPDGKYGNPTFIDEHYYNSLELESIIPTIEIGEESRIIDQLLEKLKSPKPTDKALATYEFKLVMSALNRESSVEQLTKFNNILNKKILASIQSSSANEKISGILVLRALQEYYAQNETLPSQISRILSLLRLAIPCNDIEVMKVASNTLGELASLGGSLTSDFVESQMKTCIEWLVTVQDKIIVGSASKTTNKKHTALHIIISLADYVPYLLFRYVNSILDNIWHALRDKSLLIRTDAATTLQKCLQILARRDGPSSEIWNQRLLDECMRGFDSDKEECIHGTLLVYKVLLTLEFGYEINRYDEMYHYIMLFKENKSDLIRREVYLILPKLASRNHEAFITKHLSETMVFLLTSLKNLNVNIKHNIDNELILICIADLAVEINAQISPYLNTIFEIIINTFKLKYKNTKITESALFYCIGKLSLAVGARLLHYLNDTILDLFFIYPFPKNMQEALTLLSQEIPTLQPKINSRLLDLLSLSLSGVPFVAPGSPTSFAEASVIKARHWRNKRLFERTGEMSSEMNDDKLVIQTFKILNETTYECSLTEFVRCVTLLYIEHDDPEIRKYSAITSCDIFGKDNICKQTSIYALDCVNEVLSKLLAVAITDPVPAIRLELLLHLNTHYDSQLAQPENAQLLFTLLNDEMFSIRVEVLKIIGRLVSINPAFIIPFLRKTLLELLTQLKYSVDLRKSEETATLLCTLISSSKDITKPYIEPILECLLTTAKDKSSTVSTIALKTIGELSVVGGEEMIAYLDTLMPIIIDTLQDQSKNFKRDAALKTLGQLTESSGYVIDPLLDYPELLSVLMGILKSDNSQTVRRETVKLIGILGALDPYRYREVEVTSTAKLTVDQNMPSIDMALLMQGLSTSSEEYLLTVVFNNLIKILNDPSLSSHYTSAIQAIMQIFETLRLNCVSYLRKVVPSFLSVIDNCPSSLSTYYFKQLAVLVSIVKDHIRPYVEDIYRAIEKNFKIQELRPIIITLIDSICTVLGAEFKKQVPLTLTLFLEALNDDPSENKAVTIQIMKSLTIINKNLEDYTYLIIPTVLKFAEFSTREVAEISITTLGKLIENINLNSMSTRIIQVLSRLLDTADIELRNTIMNTLSLLLLRLETDFTIYVPLINKALLRNNIENNVYDSLVSKLLNGEPLPETMIISRESQKIAEPESIPISQKLPVNQPLLQSTWDCTQQSTKEDWQEWLRRLSIQLLKESPSHALRACAGLAGIYYPLARDLFNSAFASVWVELYSQYQENLIQSLCLALSSYENPPEIHQTILNLVEFMDHDDKPLPISIPALGEYAEKCHAYAKVLHYKELRFIQEPLESTIESLISINNQLYQTDAAVGILKYAQEYHGVGLHETWYEKLERWEEALRAYDKRESMGDDSNEVIIGKMRSYYALSEWDQLLDITEQKWANLSSNVQKLMAPYAAGAAWSLGRWDQLELYSNILKKITPNREFFVCYLKFTSNNFASAEQNIFTARDLLVTELSALINESYARAYNVVVRTQMLAELDEIIQYKRAPVNSNKRAILRQTWDKRLLGSQKSIDIWQRALRIRSLVIKPKQDMMMWIKFANLCRRSNKMILAQKALNLLLEDGGDPSNAKAPPPVVYAQLKFLWAGGAKKEALRHLIGFTSRMAQDLGLDPSNLIAQKIPQSTPVSHSHVEEYTKLLARCFLKQGEWRTCLQPSWRQENPDAILGSYLLATHFDKNWYKAWHNWALANFEVISVKTSQIKEAQENKLNETRGADENLLMEQSINANIEENQYSTELIQRHVVPAIIGFFHSIALLEANSLQDTLRLLTLWFTFGGISGATQAMHEGFGMIKIGIWLDVLPQLISRIHQPNEVVSMSLLSLLSNLGKAHPQALVYPLTVAIKSESVSRQKAALSIIEKMRMHSPVLVGQAELVSDELIRVAVLWQEQWYEGLEDASRYFFGEQNVEKMFATLTPLHKMLQGEPETAKEAAFKKMYERDLADAYEWAMNYKRTKEVNNLNQAWDIYYNVFRKISRQLPQIQTLELQLVSPKLLEAHDLELAIPGTYSPGKPIIKIVSFDSTFSIISSKQRPRKFSIRGSDGKDYRYVLKGHEDIRQDSLVMQLFGLVNTLLQNDTECFQRHLDIQRYPAIPLSPKSGLLGWVRNSDTFHMLIKEHREAKKIPLNIEHWAMLQMAPDYDNLTLLEKIEVFSYSLQNTKGQDFQKVLWLKSRSSETWLERRTMYTRSLAVMSMVGYILGLGDRHPSNLMLDRITGKVIHIDFGDCFEAAILREKFPEKVPFRLTRMLTFAMEVSGVEGSFRITSENVMRVLRDNKESLMAILEAFAFDPLINWGFDFPTEKIIEETGILLPVSTPNELLRKGAITAEEASDMETDRQAELRNGRALLVLRRITDKLTGNDFKRSTDLDVATQLDKLIKQATSVENLCQHYIGWCPFW, from the coding sequence ATGCTATCGCTTTTTAAACCTAAAAAGAACgaattaaattataataacgATGCCACTTTAGAGCCAATAGTTAACGGACCAGATGGCAAGTATGGGAATCCAACTTTCATCGATgaacattattataactCACTCGAACTAGAGAGTATTATACCCACCATCGAAATTGGTGAAGAATCCAGAATTATAGACCAGTTACTCGAAAAGCTTAAAAGTCCGAAACCAACTGACAAAGCGTTGGCAACCtatgaattcaaattagTTATGTCTGCTTTGAACCGTGAAAGTAGTGTAGAACAATTAACCAAgtttaataatatcttgaacaaaaaaatcCTTGCATCCATACAAAGTTCATCAGCTAATGAGAAAATTAGCGGGATCTTAGTCCTAAGGGCATTACAAGAATATTACGCACAAAACGAGACTTTGCCTTCCCAAATTTCACGAATTTTGAGTCTTCTACGGTTAGCAATACCATGTAATGATATAGAAGTCATGAAAGTTGCCTCCAATACTTTAGGAGAATTAGCTAGCCTTGGTGGTTCATTGACATCAGATTTCGTCGAATCTCAAATGAAAACATGTATTGAATGGCTTGTTACCGTTcaagataaaataatagtagGATCTGCGTCGAAAACAACGAACAAAAAACATACAGCATTACATATAATCATCTCATTGGCAGATTATGTGCCATACCTTCTGTTCAGATACgtaaattcaattttggaTAATATTTGGCATGCATTACGTGATAAATCATTACTAATAAGGACAGACGCTGCAACAACTTTACAGAAATGTCTTCAAATACTAGCGAGAAGAGATGGACCATCGTCAGAAATCTGGAACCAACGCCTCTTGGACGAATGTATGAGGGGTTTCGATTCAGATAAAGAGGAATGTATCCATGGTACTCTGCTAGTCTATAAAGTATTACTGACTTTGGAATTTGGTTACGAAATTAATAGGTATGATGAAATGTACCATTATATTATGctatttaaagaaaataaatcagATTTAATTAGAAGAGAagtttatttgattttacCAAAGTTAGCCTCCAGGAATCATGAAGCGTTCATAACAAAACATTTAAGTGAAACAATGGTATTTCTCTTGacttcattgaaaaatttaaatgttAATATTAAGcataatattgataacGAACTGATTCTCATATGTATTGCCGATCTAGCAGTGGAAATCAATGCACAAATTTCTCCATACTTAAACActatatttgaaataattattaatacatttaaattgaaatacaaaaatacaaaaataaCAGAGAGCGCCCTATTTTATTGTATTGGGAAATTGTCTCTTGCAGTTGGTGCCAGattattacattatttaaatgatacCATATTGGaccttttctttatttatcCATTCCCCAAGAACATGCAAGAAGCTCTTACGTTACTTAGCCAGGAAATACCGACTTTACAACCAAAGATTAATTCTAGATTGttagatttattatcattatccCTATCAGGAGTTCCATTTGTAGCTCCTGGCTCGCCAACATCATTTGCAGAGGCATCAGTAATCAAGGCCCGTCATTGGCGAAATAAGAGGCTTTTCGAAAGAACTGGTGAAATGAGCTCGGAGATGAACGATGACAAACTAGTAATTCAaacttttaaaatattaaatgaaacaaCTTATGAATGCTCATTAACAGAATTTGTTAGATGCGTTACATTGTTGTACATTGAGCATGATGATCCTGAAATTAGGAAATACTCAGCAATAACATCATGTGATATATTTGGTAAAGACAATATATGTAAACAAACTTCCATTTATGCATTGGATTGTGTCAATGAGGTCTTAAGTAAATTATTAGCTGTCGCAATCACTGATCCTGTACCCGCAATACGATTGGAACTTTTACTTCATTTGAATACACATTATGATTCCCAATTAGCACAACCAGAAAACGCCCAACTATTATTCACTCTActtaatgatgaaatgtTTTCCATCAGAGTGGAAGttttaaaaattattgGAAGACTTGTATCTATTAATCCAGCATTCATCATACCATTCCTAAGGAAGACATTGTTAGAATTATTAACCCAATTGAAATACTCAGTTGATCTTCGGAAAAGTGAAGAAACTGCAACATTGTTATGCACACTAATTAGCTCAAGTAAAGATATTACTAAACCATATATAGAACCAATTCTCGAATGTCTTTTAACAACGGCAAAGGATAAATCATCAACTGTATCCACAATCGCATTGAAGACTATTGGTGAATTATCAGTCGTGGGAGGAGAAGAAATGATTGCTTACCTAGATACGCTAATGccaattattattgatacaCTTCAAGATCAGTccaaaaattttaaaagagATGCTGCGTTAAAGACTTTAGGACAATTGACAGAGTCTTCTGGTTATGTTATTGACCCCTTGTTAGATTATCCTGAGTTATTAAGTGTATTAATGGGTATTTTGAAATCAGATAATTCACAAACTGTTAGAAGAGAAACCGTGAAATTAATAGGTATCTTGGGTGCATTGGATCCATATAGATATCGCGAAGTAGAAGTTACTTCAACCGCCAAACTAACGGTGGATCAAAATATGCCATCTATAGACATGGCTTTATTAATGCAAGGATTATCAACATCAAGTGAAGAATATTTGTTAACAGTAGTATTCAATAACTTAATCaagatattaaatgatccatctttatcatctCACTACACCTCGGCAATACAGGCAATAATGCaaatatttgaaacttTACGTCTCAATTGCGTTTCGTATTTGAGGAAAGTCGTACCAAGTTTTTTGTCAGTTATTGATAATTGTCCTAGCTCCCTTTCGACTTATTATTTCAAACAACTGGCAGTATTAGTTTCAATAGTAAAGGATCATATAAGACCTTATGTGGAAGACATTTATAGGGCAAtcgaaaaaaatttcaaaatccaAGAACTAAGGCCAATTATCATAACGCTTATTGATTCTATTTGTACTGTACTGGGTGCAGAATTTAAGAAACAGGTACCATTGACATTAACGCTTTTCTTGGAAGCTCTTAACGATGACCCTTCCGAAAACAAGGCTGTTACTATCCAGATCATGAAGTCGTTGACAATCatcaataaaaatttagaGGACTACACATACTTGATTATACCAACCGTATTGAAATTTGCTGAGTTCTCCACAAGAGAAGTAGCAGAAATATCCATAACTACATTAGGaaaattgattgaaaatataaatttaaattctATGTCTACTAGAATTATACAAGTTCTGTCAAGACTTCTAGACACCGCTGATATTGAACTTAGAAATACGATAATGAATACTCTATCGTTATTACTTCTTCGGTTAGAGACCGATTTTACAATATATGTCCCCTTAATCAACAAAGCTTTACTTcgtaataatattgaaaataatgtttATGATAGTTTGGTatccaaattattaaatggtGAACCATTACCCGAAACTATGATTATCAGTAGGGAGAGTCAAAAAATTGCAGAACCGGAGTCTATCCCCATCTCCCAAAAACTTCCGGTAAATCAACCATTGTTACAATCAACTTGGGATTGTACACAACAATCTACAAAAGAAGATTGGCAAGAATGGTTAAGACGACTTTCTATACAGCTTCTAAAGGAATCACCATCCCATGCCCTAAGAGCTTGTGCTGGTCTTGCTGGTATATATTACCCGTTAGCAAGAGATCTTTTCAACTCAGCATTTGCAAGTGTATGGGTTGAACTATACTCTcaatatcaagaaaatttgatcCAGTCACTCTGCTTAGCCCTTTCTTCTTACGAGAACCCGCCAGAAATTCACCAAACTATATTAAATCTGGTGGAATTTATGGACCATGATGATAAACCCTTACCAATATCCATTCCAGCATTGGGTGAATACGCTGAGAAATGTCATGCGTATGCAAAAGTACTACATTATAAAGAGTTAAGATTTATCCAAGAACCATTAGAGTCAACTATTGAATCTCTTATCAGTATCAACAACCAACTGTATCAAACAGATGCTGCGGTGggtattttgaaatatgcCCAAGAGTATCACGGAGTAGGTTTACACGAGACATGgtatgaaaaattagaacGTTGGGAAGAAGCCTTAAGAGCTTACGATAAACGTGAAAGTATGGGAGATGATTCCAACGAAGTTATCATTGGGAAAATGAGATCTTACTATGCGTTGAGTGAGTGGGACCAACTATTAGATATCACCGAACAAAAATGGGCAAATTTATCTTCCAATGTTCAGAAACTAATGGCTCCTTATGCAGCTGGTGCTGCCTGGAGCTTAGGAAGGTGGGACCAACTAGAGTTATATTCCAATATCctcaaaaaaataacacCTAATCGTGAATTCTTCGTATGCTATCTTAAATTTACATCGAATAACTTTGCTTCAGCTGAgcaaaatatatttactgCAAGAGATCTTCTTGTAACAGAATTATCAGctttaataaatgaaaGTTATGCTAGAGCATATAATGTTGTCGTACGTACCCAAATGCTTGCTGAACTGGATGaaattatacaatataAGCGTGCACCTGTTAACTCTAACAAGCGTGCAATATTAAGACAGACATGGGACAAAAGATTACTAGGTAGTCAAAAGAGTATTGATATATGGCAAAGGGCTTTGAGAATACGGTCATTAGTTATTAAGCCCAAGCAGGATATGATGATGTGGATAAAATTTGCGAATTTATGTAGACGATCCAACAAAATGATTCTAGCTCAAAAGGCATTGAATTTACTTTTGGAGGATGGTGGTGATCCTTCGAATGCAAAGGCACCACCTCCCGTAGTCTATGCCCAACTTAAATTTTTATGGGCAGGAGGGGCAAAAAAGGAAGCACTTCGTCATTTGATTGGGTTTACGTCTAGAATGGCACAAGATTTAGGTTTAGATCCTAGCAACTTAATTGCTCAGAAGATTCCACAGAGTACACCCGTTTCTCATTCACATGTAGAGGAATACACAAAATTATTAGCTCGTTGCTTTTTAAAGCAAGGTGAATGGAGAACTTGCTTACAACCTAGCTGGAGACAGGAGAATCCTGACGCAATTTTGGGCTCATACTTGCTTGCGACGcattttgataaaaattgGTATAAAGCCTGGCATAATTGGGCATTGGCAAACTTTGAGGTAATTTCTGTTAAAACAAGCCAAATAAAAGAGGcacaagaaaataaattgaatgaaactAGAGGTGCAGATGAGAACTTATTGATGGAGCAATCAATTAATGctaatattgaagaaaaccAATATTCAACAGAATTGATTCAAAGACATGTAGTTCCTGCTATAATAGGGTTTTTCCATTCCATCGCATTGTTAGAAGCAAATTCTTTACAAGATACTTTACGATTATTGACCCTTTGGTTTACCTTTGGTGGTATTTCTGGTGCAACACAGGCGATGCATGAAGGTTTTGGTATGATAAAAATTGGAATATGGTTGGATGTATTACCTCAATTAATATCCCGTATTCATCAACCGAATGAAGTCGTTAGCATGTCTTTGTTATCTTTATTGTCCAATCTTGGAAAGGCACATCCTCAAGCGTTAGTGTATCCTTTGACAGTGGCGATTAAATCAGAATCTGTATCTAGACAAAAAGCTGCCTTATCTATTATCGAAAAAATGAGAATGCATAGTCCAGTCTTGGTTGGGCAAGCTGAACTGGTAAGCGATGAATTGATTCGTGTAGCTGTTTTATGGCAAGAGCAGTGGTATGAAGGATTAGAAGATGCCAGTAGATACTTCTTTGGTGAACAAAATGTGGAAAAAATGTTTGCAACTTTAACACCTTTACATAAGATGTTACAAGGAGAACCAGAAACAGCAAAAGAGGCAGCATTTAAGAAAATGTATGAAAGAGATTTAGCTGACGCATACGAATGGGCGATGAATTACAAACGGACGAAAGAAGTAAATAATTTGAACCAAGCTTGggatatttattataatgtttttagaaaaattagcAGGCAGCTTCCACAAATCCAAACTTTAGAATTACAATTGGTTTCACCAAAGCTTTTAGAAGCACATGATTTAGAGTTAGCAATTCCAGGTACGTATTCTCCAGGTAAGCCAATAATCaaaattgtttctttcGATTCTACGTTTTCTATCATTTCATCTAAACAAAGACCAAGGAAATTTTCTATCAGAGGTAGTGATGGTAAAGATTATAGATATGTTTTGAAAGGTCATGAAGATATAAGACAAGATAGTTTAGTCATGCAATTATTTGGCTTAGTAAATACGttattacaaaatgatACAGAATGTTTCCAAAGACATCTTGACATTCAAAGATATCCAGCTATACCATTATCTCCGAAGTCTGGTTTATTGGGTTGGGTACGTAATAGTGATACATTCCATATGTTAATTAAAGAACATAGAGAAGCTAAAAAGATCCCACTAAATATTGAACATTGGGCTATGCTTCAAATGGCACCAGATTATGACAATCTAACATTGCTAGAGAAAATTGAAGTGTTCTCATATTCATTACAGAATACAAAGGGTCAGGATTTCCAAAAAGTTCTGTGGCTAAAGAGTAGATCATCAGAGACATGGCTAGAGCGTAGAACTATGTATACAAGATCGTTAGCAGTAATGTCTATGGTTGGCTACATCTTAGGATTGGGTGACAGGCACCCAAGTAACTTAATGTTGGATCGAATCACTGGTAAAGTAATTCATATAGATTTCGGTGATTGTTTTGAAGCTGCAATTTTAAGAGAAAAATTCCCTGAGAAGGTACCATTTAGACTAACCAGGATGCTAACATTTGCAATGGAAGTCAGTGGTGTGGAAGGAAGTTTCCGTATAACTTCAGAAAATGTTATGAGAGTATTAAGAGACAATAAAGAGTCATTAATGGCTATTCTTGAAGCATTCGCATTTGATCCTTTGATTAATTGGGGATTTGATTTCCCGACGGAAAAGATCATAGAAGAAACAGGTATCTTATTACCAGTTTCAACGCCGAATGAACTTCTAAGGAAAGGTGCTATTACCGCAGAAGAAGCATCGGATATGGAAACGGATCGTCAAGCAGAATTACGTAACGGGAGAGCATTACTCGTGTTAAGACGTATTACTGATAAACTAACCGGGAATGACTTCAAAAGATCAACTGACTTGGATGTTGCGACACAATTGGACAAATTAATTAAACAAGCCACATCAGTAGAGAACTTGTGTCAACATTACATTGGTTGGTGTCCTTTCTGGTAA